Proteins encoded together in one Rhizobium bangladeshense window:
- a CDS encoding LuxR family transcriptional regulator: MKLEDEFNRIEEVAAGFKTHYEVFKYMKGLTQDLGMTAFLIMTLPAVDFVEIGATKIITNWPAEMVDYYDAHNLMADSPVIRRMLRSTSPFNYDVEAINTDRGEGKKSTVIDLFRRYGMEKGAYFPVHDAAAGRGAISISGSRNFSMIEMAKILFIATLIYDRLSQLTLNEKHKPIAFTASEVDCLRLTAGGRKSSEIAKLLDLSENAVNNHIGSVIKKLGCTTRTQAVVSALRLNIIRV, translated from the coding sequence ATGAAGCTCGAGGACGAGTTCAATCGCATCGAGGAAGTCGCGGCAGGCTTCAAGACGCATTACGAAGTCTTCAAATATATGAAGGGTCTCACTCAGGATCTGGGAATGACTGCTTTCCTGATCATGACGCTGCCCGCGGTGGACTTCGTCGAAATAGGCGCGACGAAGATCATCACCAACTGGCCGGCGGAGATGGTCGACTATTACGACGCCCATAACCTGATGGCGGACAGTCCGGTCATCCGCCGAATGCTGAGATCGACCAGCCCTTTCAACTATGATGTCGAGGCGATCAATACCGATCGCGGAGAGGGCAAGAAGTCCACGGTCATCGATTTGTTCAGGCGTTACGGCATGGAAAAGGGAGCCTATTTTCCTGTCCATGATGCCGCGGCTGGACGCGGTGCGATATCGATTTCAGGGTCCCGGAATTTCAGCATGATCGAAATGGCGAAGATCCTGTTTATCGCCACGCTCATCTACGACCGCCTCTCGCAGCTGACATTGAACGAAAAACACAAGCCGATTGCGTTTACGGCGAGCGAGGTTGACTGCCTGAGGCTGACGGCCGGGGGCAGGAAGAGCAGTGAAATTGCCAAGCTTCTCGATCTGTCGGAAAATGCGGTCAACAATCATATCGGCAGCGTGATCAAGAAGCTGGGATGCACGACGAGAACGCAGGCTGTCGTCAGCGCTCTGCGTCTCAATATCATTCGGGTTTAA
- a CDS encoding methyl-accepting chemotaxis protein, with amino-acid sequence MKTLGFSFGSDAKAVLAAMSRSQAIIEFDLTGKILTANANFCTALGYELSEIVGQHHRMFVEPAEAASAEYREFWAKLGRGEFDQRQYKRIGKGGREIWIEASYNPVFSGGKPYKVVKFATDITKQKMQSAEDAGKISALSRAQAVIEFTPKGEILTANENFLSALGYQLAEIQGRHHSMFCESTYANSDDYRRFWERLSAGEYVADEFLRIGKGGKRIYIQATYNPILDMNGKVFKVVKFATDVTARVNNVDQLAASLMALSGGDLTQEVATPFIPTLEKLRTDFNAAVGKLRTAMQVVAQNATGIAAGAQQVRSASDDLSKRTEQQAASVEETAAALEEITTTVSDSSNRAQEAGQLVRRTRENAERSGEVVRSAVDAMGKIETSSAEISNIIGVIDEIAFQTNLLALNAGVEAARAGDAGKGFAVVAQEVRELAQRSAKAAKEIKELIRASNEHVKNGVMLVGETGKALEEIVGQVQQVNGNVLAIVESSKEQATGLKEINTAVNTMDQGTQQNAAMVEESTAAAHSLAREADALFQLLGQFNIGGAAARQQRPAVATAASRPVASAPRAMAAKVSAAFHGNAAVAGGDWEEF; translated from the coding sequence ATGAAGACACTAGGATTCAGCTTCGGCTCGGATGCCAAGGCCGTACTGGCGGCAATGAGCCGGTCGCAGGCAATCATCGAATTTGACCTCACCGGCAAGATTCTGACGGCCAACGCCAATTTCTGCACCGCGCTCGGTTACGAACTGTCCGAGATCGTCGGCCAGCACCACCGGATGTTCGTCGAGCCGGCAGAAGCCGCGTCGGCCGAATATCGCGAATTCTGGGCGAAGCTCGGCCGAGGCGAGTTCGATCAGCGCCAGTATAAGCGCATCGGCAAAGGCGGCAGGGAAATCTGGATCGAAGCCTCATACAATCCCGTCTTCAGTGGCGGGAAACCGTACAAAGTGGTGAAATTCGCGACCGATATCACCAAGCAGAAAATGCAGAGCGCCGAGGATGCCGGTAAGATAAGTGCGCTGTCGCGCGCCCAGGCGGTTATCGAGTTTACGCCGAAAGGCGAGATTCTAACGGCGAACGAGAATTTCCTGTCGGCGCTCGGCTATCAGCTTGCCGAGATCCAGGGTCGCCACCATTCCATGTTCTGCGAAAGCACCTACGCAAACAGTGACGACTATAGACGGTTCTGGGAGCGTCTGTCGGCTGGCGAATACGTGGCCGATGAGTTTCTGCGCATCGGCAAGGGCGGCAAGAGGATCTATATCCAGGCCACCTACAATCCGATTCTCGACATGAACGGCAAGGTGTTCAAGGTCGTCAAATTCGCGACCGACGTCACCGCCCGCGTCAACAATGTCGATCAACTGGCGGCATCCTTGATGGCGCTGTCCGGCGGCGATCTGACTCAGGAAGTCGCTACACCATTCATTCCGACACTGGAAAAACTCCGGACCGATTTCAACGCCGCGGTTGGCAAGCTGCGCACAGCCATGCAGGTCGTCGCCCAAAACGCAACGGGCATTGCTGCCGGAGCCCAGCAGGTTCGTTCCGCCTCGGACGATTTGTCGAAGCGCACCGAACAGCAGGCCGCCTCCGTCGAGGAAACCGCAGCCGCCCTTGAAGAGATCACCACGACGGTCTCCGATTCCAGCAATCGTGCCCAGGAAGCCGGCCAACTGGTGCGAAGGACCCGCGAAAACGCCGAGCGTTCCGGGGAGGTGGTCCGCAGCGCCGTCGATGCGATGGGGAAGATCGAGACATCGTCCGCGGAGATCAGCAATATTATCGGCGTGATTGATGAAATCGCGTTCCAGACCAATTTGTTGGCGCTTAACGCCGGTGTCGAGGCCGCCCGCGCGGGCGATGCCGGCAAGGGTTTTGCTGTGGTGGCGCAAGAAGTTCGTGAGCTTGCTCAGAGATCGGCCAAAGCGGCAAAGGAGATCAAGGAGCTCATCAGGGCCTCCAACGAACATGTCAAGAACGGCGTGATGCTGGTCGGCGAAACCGGCAAGGCCCTCGAAGAGATCGTCGGCCAGGTTCAGCAGGTCAATGGCAATGTTCTTGCGATCGTCGAAAGTTCCAAGGAGCAGGCGACTGGATTGAAGGAAATCAACACGGCCGTTAACACCATGGACCAGGGTACGCAGCAGAATGCGGCGATGGTCGAGGAATCGACGGCTGCCGCCCACAGTCTTGCCAGGGAGGCAGACGCACTGTTCCAGCTGCTGGGACAGTTCAACATCGGCGGTGCGGCCGCACGCCAGCAACGCCCCGCCGTGGCCACCGCCGCTTCCAGGCCCGTTGCATCAGCGCCGCGGGCAATGGCTGCGAAGGTGAGCGCTGCCTTCCACGGCAATGCCGCAGTCGCCGGCGGCGATTGGGAGGAGTTCTGA
- a CDS encoding sensor domain-containing protein: MHEPSAARWESADSLSAETRRFVAATEAMMASTAQHLSEGVENLRLKAIIHELPDFLYVKDRDSRFVFANAVTAASLGLGSVEEIAGKRDFDLFDFDAARRYFDVEQQIMASGEARIDMEETVVLPGAAKPVCRLTSKIPLRNDRGAIVGLIGVSRDITERKLQEDLHRGQAKLLEMIARNEPLPMILEALVLMIEAQLTGIDGSVLLLDGEGTKLYHGAAPNLPGGYSRLIDGVTIGPKVGSCGTAAWRGEPVIVEDVLSDPLWEDFRALVTPFGFRSCWSTPIATSENNVLGTFALYSREVRRPTEQEMTLVALATHVAGIAIERKRVDDRIHFMAHHDDLTGLPNRAFLKERLAGILDQARRHNRKVTVAYIDLDNFKDVNDGRGHAAGDEVLKEIATRMVNSIRASDMVVRLGGDEFLVVLVHQSSHDAGITRRLRDLQKAITRPMRGEGGDITITSSIGVAAFPVDGTTSEELLANADRAMYRAKQFGRNTLQHHDGDSAPVGMPRGEQEELHQAITGHQLFLEYQPQVDVADSRITGVEALVRWKHPAKGRVPPANFIPLAEETGLIVPLGLWVLNEACRQARSWQDMGLTPLTIAVNVSAKQFADPDFASHVAEALERNRLQSRWLELEVTESVVMQDADRALAMMESLRALGVRLSIDDFGSGYSSLAALKTFPFDRLKMDRSLVEALPGDKTAIAIASAVISLAQTLKLSVLAEGVETDAQMDFLRQARCEEVQGYRFSKPVSPDEATLLLQAQFL, encoded by the coding sequence ATGCACGAACCGAGTGCCGCGCGATGGGAATCGGCTGATTCCCTGTCGGCCGAAACGCGGCGTTTCGTTGCCGCCACCGAGGCGATGATGGCGTCTACCGCCCAGCACCTCTCGGAAGGTGTGGAGAACCTGCGCCTGAAGGCGATTATCCACGAACTCCCGGACTTCCTCTACGTCAAGGATCGTGACAGCCGCTTTGTCTTCGCCAATGCCGTCACCGCCGCCAGCCTCGGCCTCGGGAGCGTCGAAGAGATCGCCGGTAAGCGTGATTTCGACCTCTTCGATTTCGACGCGGCGCGCCGCTATTTCGATGTCGAGCAGCAGATCATGGCGAGCGGTGAGGCCCGCATCGACATGGAGGAAACGGTCGTCCTTCCCGGCGCCGCCAAGCCGGTATGCCGGCTGACCTCGAAAATACCGTTGCGCAACGATCGCGGCGCGATCGTCGGCCTGATCGGCGTTTCCCGCGATATCACAGAGCGCAAGCTGCAGGAGGATCTCCATCGCGGCCAGGCGAAACTGCTTGAGATGATCGCCCGCAATGAACCGCTGCCGATGATCCTCGAGGCGCTGGTGCTGATGATCGAGGCGCAGCTGACGGGTATCGATGGCTCGGTTCTCCTGCTCGACGGCGAGGGCACCAAGCTCTATCACGGTGCGGCTCCCAATCTTCCCGGCGGCTACAGCCGGCTCATCGATGGTGTCACCATCGGCCCCAAGGTCGGCTCCTGTGGTACCGCCGCCTGGCGCGGCGAGCCCGTCATCGTCGAGGACGTGCTGAGCGATCCGCTTTGGGAGGATTTCCGCGCGCTGGTTACCCCTTTCGGCTTTCGCTCCTGCTGGTCGACGCCGATCGCCACCTCTGAGAATAATGTGCTCGGCACCTTTGCTCTCTATTCCAGAGAGGTGCGCCGTCCCACGGAGCAGGAAATGACGCTGGTGGCGCTTGCCACTCACGTCGCCGGCATCGCCATCGAACGCAAGCGCGTCGACGATCGCATCCATTTCATGGCGCATCATGACGATCTCACCGGCCTGCCGAACCGCGCCTTTCTGAAGGAAAGGCTGGCCGGCATTCTCGACCAGGCCCGGCGCCACAACCGCAAGGTCACCGTCGCCTATATCGATCTCGATAATTTCAAGGACGTCAATGACGGCCGCGGCCACGCCGCCGGCGACGAGGTGCTGAAGGAGATCGCCACCCGCATGGTCAACAGCATCCGCGCGTCGGATATGGTGGTGCGGCTCGGCGGCGACGAATTCCTGGTCGTGCTCGTCCACCAGTCGAGCCACGATGCCGGCATCACCCGCCGGCTTCGCGACCTGCAGAAGGCGATCACTCGGCCGATGCGCGGCGAGGGCGGTGACATCACCATCACCTCGAGCATCGGCGTCGCCGCCTTTCCAGTGGACGGGACCACCTCGGAGGAGCTGCTTGCGAATGCCGACCGCGCAATGTACCGGGCCAAGCAATTCGGCCGCAACACGCTGCAGCATCACGATGGCGACAGCGCGCCGGTCGGCATGCCGCGCGGCGAACAGGAGGAGCTCCACCAGGCGATCACCGGGCATCAGCTGTTCCTGGAATATCAGCCGCAGGTCGATGTCGCCGACAGCCGCATCACCGGCGTCGAGGCGCTGGTCCGCTGGAAGCATCCGGCCAAGGGCAGGGTGCCGCCGGCCAATTTCATTCCCCTCGCTGAAGAGACCGGCCTCATCGTTCCCCTCGGCCTCTGGGTATTGAACGAGGCCTGCCGCCAGGCGCGCAGCTGGCAGGACATGGGCCTGACGCCGCTGACGATCGCCGTCAACGTTTCGGCCAAGCAGTTCGCCGATCCGGATTTTGCGAGCCATGTCGCCGAGGCGCTGGAGCGTAACCGCCTGCAATCCCGCTGGCTGGAGCTCGAAGTCACCGAAAGCGTGGTGATGCAGGATGCCGATCGCGCGCTCGCCATGATGGAGTCGCTCCGGGCGCTTGGCGTGCGCCTGTCGATCGACGATTTCGGCTCCGGCTATTCCAGCCTTGCTGCCCTGAAGACCTTCCCCTTCGACCGGCTGAAGATGGACCGTTCGCTGGTCGAGGCCCTGCCGGGCGACAAGACCGCTATCGCCATCGCCTCGGCCGTCATCTCGCTGGCGCAGACGCTGAAGCTGTCGGTTCTCGCCGAAGGCGTCGAGACCGATGCCCAGATGGATTTTCTGCGGCAGGCGCGCTGCGAGGAAGTGCAGGGCTACCGCTTCTCCAAGCCTGTCTCGCCGGACGAGGCTACCCTGTTGCTGCAGGCGCAGTTTCTCTGA
- a CDS encoding ligase-associated DNA damage response exonuclease, with amino-acid sequence MRADALLYPAPEGLYCPEGGFYVDPVRPVERALVTHGHSDHARPGHVNVLATRQTLEIMRLRYGDGFCASEQIAGFGEELLVNGVKVSFHPAGHVLGSAQIAIEKNGTRIVVSGDYKRRPDPTCAPYVPVACDVFITEATFGLPVFHHPDPIDETGKLLASLRQFPERTHLVGAYALGKAQRVIRLLRDAGYAEPIYIHGAMEKLCDYYVGEGIDLGELQPATIESRDKSAFKGAIVIGPSSAFADRWARRFNEPLPAFASGWMMVRQRAKQLGVELPLVISDHCDWPELTETIRELHPAEVWVTHGREEALVRWCQLQGIRAKPLHLVGYEDEAD; translated from the coding sequence ATGAGAGCTGATGCGCTGCTTTATCCCGCCCCGGAGGGACTCTATTGCCCCGAGGGCGGCTTTTATGTCGATCCGGTGCGGCCCGTCGAACGGGCGCTTGTCACCCATGGGCATTCCGATCACGCCCGGCCGGGCCATGTGAACGTGCTTGCTACCCGCCAGACGCTCGAGATCATGCGACTGCGTTACGGCGACGGCTTTTGCGCCAGCGAGCAGATTGCCGGTTTCGGCGAAGAGCTGCTGGTCAATGGCGTCAAGGTAAGTTTTCATCCCGCCGGCCATGTGCTCGGCTCGGCCCAGATCGCCATCGAGAAGAACGGCACCCGCATTGTCGTCTCCGGCGATTACAAGCGCCGCCCCGACCCGACCTGCGCGCCCTATGTGCCGGTCGCCTGCGATGTCTTCATCACCGAGGCGACCTTCGGCCTGCCCGTCTTCCATCATCCCGATCCGATCGACGAGACCGGCAAGCTGCTGGCCTCGCTCCGGCAATTTCCCGAGCGCACCCATCTCGTCGGCGCCTATGCGCTGGGCAAGGCCCAGCGTGTCATCCGGCTGCTGCGCGATGCCGGATATGCCGAGCCGATCTATATCCACGGAGCCATGGAAAAGCTCTGCGACTATTATGTCGGTGAGGGCATCGATCTCGGCGAGCTGCAGCCCGCCACGATCGAAAGCCGCGACAAGTCAGCCTTCAAAGGCGCCATCGTCATCGGCCCGTCATCGGCCTTTGCCGACCGCTGGGCGCGCCGCTTCAACGAGCCGCTGCCGGCCTTCGCCTCCGGCTGGATGATGGTGCGTCAGCGCGCAAAACAGCTCGGCGTCGAACTGCCGCTCGTCATCTCCGACCATTGCGACTGGCCTGAACTGACCGAAACGATCCGGGAGCTGCACCCGGCCGAAGTCTGGGTGACCCATGGCCGCGAGGAGGCGCTTGTGCGCTGGTGCCAGTTGCAGGGCATCAGGGCGAAACCATTGCATCTCGTGGGTTATGAGGATGAGGCGGATTGA
- a CDS encoding alpha/beta fold hydrolase — MERRDDELIHFEAHGAAPLPPASVEGHVGRAGARIWYASYGTGPAVILLHGGLGHSGNWGYQVPVLLGSGRRVVLIDSRGHGRSTRDASPYTYELMAADVLAVMDELRLETAAFVGWSDGACIALILAMTAPSRVEGVFFFACNMDPSGTLEFVATPVIDRCFARHAKDYAALSATPDDFNSFVEAVSLMMGTEPNYQADDLGRIRLPVAIVLGENDEFIKAEHAEYLASTIPNAQMIYLPGVSHFAPLQRPAEFNAAIISFLDGIR, encoded by the coding sequence ATGGAACGACGGGACGACGAACTCATCCATTTCGAGGCGCATGGGGCCGCCCCATTGCCGCCGGCTTCCGTCGAAGGCCACGTCGGGCGGGCCGGCGCCCGCATCTGGTATGCCAGCTACGGGACTGGCCCTGCGGTCATTCTGCTGCATGGTGGTCTCGGCCATAGCGGCAATTGGGGCTATCAGGTCCCGGTGCTGCTCGGCAGCGGCCGCCGCGTCGTGCTGATCGACAGCCGCGGCCATGGCCGAAGCACCCGCGATGCCAGCCCCTATACCTATGAGCTGATGGCCGCGGACGTGCTTGCGGTCATGGACGAACTGCGCCTGGAGACGGCGGCATTCGTCGGCTGGAGCGACGGCGCCTGCATCGCGCTGATCCTCGCCATGACGGCTCCGTCGCGTGTTGAGGGCGTCTTTTTCTTCGCCTGCAACATGGATCCGAGCGGCACGCTGGAATTCGTTGCGACCCCGGTCATCGACCGATGTTTCGCCCGCCACGCCAAGGACTATGCTGCCTTGTCGGCCACGCCGGACGATTTCAATTCCTTCGTCGAAGCTGTCAGCCTGATGATGGGAACGGAGCCGAATTATCAGGCGGACGACCTCGGCCGCATCCGCCTTCCGGTGGCGATCGTGCTCGGCGAAAACGACGAATTCATCAAAGCCGAGCATGCCGAATATCTTGCAAGCACTATCCCGAATGCTCAGATGATCTACCTGCCCGGCGTCAGCCATTTCGCTCCGCTGCAGCGGCCGGCGGAGTTCAACGCCGCAATCATATCCTTCCTCGACGGGATAAGGTGA
- a CDS encoding glycerophosphodiester phosphodiesterase family protein, translating into MGRKLFYCAAATALAAAGVYLNNTSLIAEHRPGKPVLLAHRGIAQRFDETDLKNDTCTASRMLPPKHDYLENTIPSIQAGFAAGADIVEIDVHPTTDGEFAVFHDWTLDCRTDGHGVTREHSMAEMRTLDIGYGYTADGGKTFPFRGRGICMMPTLAQVLSTFSDRRFLINIKSRDPSEGEKLAALLNGLAATRRAGIIVYGGDEPIDVLDRLTPDIKTASRKSLKSCLFDYIAYGWTGVVPEACKHRMMLVPINIAPWLWGWPDRFLNRMKDAGTEVFVLGPYRGGDFSTGVDDPAQLARLPHNYAAGIWTNEIEEIGKLMK; encoded by the coding sequence GTGGGCAGGAAGCTTTTCTATTGCGCGGCGGCGACCGCGCTCGCAGCCGCCGGCGTCTATCTCAACAATACCAGCCTCATTGCCGAGCATCGGCCGGGAAAGCCGGTACTGCTCGCCCATCGCGGCATCGCCCAGCGGTTTGACGAGACCGATCTGAAGAACGACACCTGCACGGCGAGCCGCATGCTGCCGCCGAAACACGACTATCTGGAAAACACCATCCCGTCGATTCAGGCGGGCTTTGCCGCCGGCGCCGATATCGTCGAGATCGACGTGCATCCGACGACAGACGGCGAATTCGCCGTTTTTCACGATTGGACGCTCGACTGCCGCACCGACGGCCACGGCGTGACGCGCGAGCATTCCATGGCTGAGATGAGGACACTCGACATCGGCTACGGCTATACCGCCGACGGCGGCAAGACCTTTCCGTTCCGCGGCCGGGGCATCTGTATGATGCCCACGCTGGCGCAAGTGCTTTCGACCTTTTCGGATCGGCGCTTCCTCATCAATATCAAGAGCCGCGATCCGTCCGAGGGAGAAAAGCTCGCAGCTTTGCTGAACGGGCTTGCGGCGACACGACGGGCCGGCATCATCGTCTATGGCGGCGACGAGCCGATCGACGTGCTCGACCGGCTGACACCCGATATCAAAACCGCCTCGCGCAAGAGTCTGAAAAGCTGCCTTTTCGATTATATTGCCTACGGCTGGACCGGCGTCGTGCCCGAGGCCTGCAAACATCGGATGATGCTGGTGCCGATCAACATTGCGCCCTGGCTGTGGGGCTGGCCGGACCGCTTTCTCAACCGGATGAAGGATGCGGGCACTGAAGTTTTCGTGCTCGGTCCCTATCGCGGCGGCGATTTTTCTACCGGCGTCGACGATCCCGCGCAACTGGCGCGCCTGCCGCATAACTATGCGGCAGGCATATGGACTAATGAGATCGAGGAGATCGGCAAGCTGATGAAATGA